The DNA sequence GCTGAGCGTGCGTACCCAGATGTTTCTCCGCGAGATGATCGCGCTGCCCCATTCCGCACTGAGGGTGGTGTGGCGCAAGATCGTGGGCTGAGCCGATGGGGGAATCTGGTTTGCTAAGCGTCCTGCTCATCCTCTGTCAGATCTTCTAGATCAAATTTAGAGGAATCCTCTTGGGCATGCCCCAAGCTCAAATCTCGCTGGACAGTCTTCCCAATCGCGGTTTCGATTAGCTGGCATAGATTTTCCCTGCGCGTAGCGAAGAATCCTTCAAAGTCATCATGCTGGAGTGCCATGGGATCGACTAGGTGGGAAGCTAGATTCTCATTCAGCGTTTCGGCCTGAATTCCGGCATCTCTCTGAATTTTTCCTAAGTACAGGGATGGTGCCACCCCGCCTATTATCCGGTTGGTTCGGGCACTGATGGCAGTCTTATTGACGATGGACTCTCTATGTTCATCGTCAATGCCGTTCTCGTAGCACCATTTTTTTGGAAAAATATGGTGGATATCGATGGCTAAATTCGAATACTGTGAGGCACCGAGCTGTTTAGCCTCCATCCAATCACGCGCGCCCTGTCCCATAATAAGCGCATAAACCCCTTTATAAGCAGCAGAATTGCGGGTTCTCATGGAGTGAAGGCGAGACTCGACGAAATTTGCATCAAGCACAGTGCGGGGGAGAGCTTGAGTCTCATCCAAGGCCCATGCGGGTACGGTTTCGAGATCGCGCACGAAACGAGTTTCACTGGCGCCTCCGTATAATTCACCGATCACACCCGACCAGAACCAGCGGACCAATCGCTGCGTGGGTCCTTGGTTTTCCGCAGACTTACCCATGACAACCCGGATGGCAGCTAGCGGAACCAGCTGTTTTGGATAAGGGATGTCGTTAGCGTTGAAGATGTGCAGATCGGCTAGGAACTTAGCCGACCAGAGAAATGCTTCCCGGAGAGCATCTCGGAATTCGAGGTAGTCATTGAGCTCCAAATCCAGGACATCTTCGCGTTTAGCCGAAATCTGCGGGCGACGAGCTGCAGTGCTCGATAGATTCTTCTTCCTAGTTACGAGCATCGTCGCTGCCTGAAGGAAGTCGGTACTTTCCACTTTATTTAGCACCGGTTCTTCCGCGAATAAATGTTGTGTCTCCCTCCAGTCATCGTTGAGACGGAAATCTTCACCGCTCTGGGCGTAATAAGATGCATCTCCGGCATACAGTGCAGTCAATAACTCGAAAACATTGAGAGGTAGACCCCCGATATTTACTTTCTCAAAGACAGTGGCTACGGCGGCTTTATCGGTATGCCGATCGAGTTCGATTGCAGGAATCTTATAATTCAGGGCCGGCTGAATTATTTCCTTGTTAAGAAGTTTTCTGAACTCAGAATTCCCATACTCCAAGATCCAGTCGACATTGTTCGGATCGACCAAAAGATTGAGCGGGAAATACCCGGCCGCACACTGCTTTTCAATTGTGCTGAGGTCGAGGACAATATCTCGCCCAAAATTCTCTCGAATGACGCCATCAGCAGGAATTGAAATAACTGCTTCATCCATTCGAGAAGGATCAGTCACTGCCGTTTCAATATTGAGAAAATATCTCCGCTCCAAAAGTTTTCCGGAAGTATTCTTTGTGTGGACAACGCCGTCCCCGGTTAGTGCCTGGGTGAGAGAGGTGAGGCGTTGCTGCCCATCAAGTAGCAACTTCTCGGGCTCTGTTCCCTTTTCAAGAGTTACTCCCATGATTGACCGTGGTTTGAAACGAACCTGTGAATTACCGGTCTCTAGGAGCATCACCACTCCAAGAGGATGCCCCCGAAGAACTGTAATCAGGAGTTGGCGGATTCGTTCATCATCCCATTTATAACCACGTTGGAAATCCGGTAGCTGGATTTTTCCAGCCAGGGTTTCCGAGAGATACGTCTGAAGCGAGTACATCGGTGTTTGGAAACCCATCGTTAATCTCCTGTATGTCGAATGATCTATCGAGCTATTCCCACTCTATCCCCGGATAGATCTCGGCATATATGTTTTCTGCACGGGGAGGAACGGTCGACGATCTGGCAGGGGAGAAATGGAAACCACTCTTCGTTGGCAGCCCATTAATTATCCCAGAGACACATGGCAGTGGAGCGGAATCATTAGCTGGGCAGTCGCCAATGTCATAGGAAGGATGATCGGGTCGAGTGACAATCAGCCACGGTGCTGTGGACACCAAGGAGAATACTCAGATACAACATTCCCCAATAATCTCCGATTATCTGGGGAAACTACGAGTGGAGAGAAGCCCTGTGCAAGTGATGTGGCCGAGTCCGCCCCCCGGTTTCGTCGCGGTCCTACTGGCGTCTTGCCCGCCACATGCTCACTGTTGCCAGGACAAGCACCAGTGCCAGCAACGCAGGCCAGACCTTCGGCTCGGGCTGAAACACATTGATCACTGCCTGGATGAGGGCGATGAAGGCAAAGAACCCCAGGAATCCGATGAAGGCATCCAGCTGGAGGCTGGTGCGTTTCGCTTCGGAGGGGTCCCGGGGGTCGTGGTTACTCATGTCCACCACTCTAGGTCAGTGGGTTTATGCCTTCACACCACCTGCGGTCAGGCCGGAGACAATGCGTCGCTGGAAGATGAGCACCATGATGATCAGTGGAACGGTGACCAGCGCGCCGGCGGCCATGACCGAGGCATAGGGGTACTCGAAGGAACTCGGTCCAGAGAAGCGTGCGATGGCGACGGTGACGGGTTCAGTCGCGGTGGTGGACAACTGACGAGCCAGCATGAACTCGTTCCATGAGGCGATGAATGCCAGAATCGCGGTGGTGAACAGTGCTGGAGCGGCGAGGGGAAGCAGGATCTTCCTGAACGCCTGGCCCCGGCTGGCGCCGTCCACACGGGCGGCCTCCTCAAGTTCCCACGGCAACTGCCGGAAGAAGGACACCAAGGTGTAGATGGTCAGGGGCAAGGCGAAGGAGATATTCGGGATGATGAGCGCCTGGTAGGTGCCGATCCACCCGATATCACCGAAGAGCTGGAACAGCGGCGTCACCAGCGCGATGCCCGGGAACATCGATGCAGCCAGGATGATGCCGGTGACGATACCCTTGCCGGGGAAGTCCAGGCGAGCCAGCGCATAGGCGGTGAAGACACCCACCACCACGGCGAGGATGGTTGTGGTGAGACTGACGATCAACGAGTTACCGATTGCCGCCAGGAAGTTATTGCCCTTGTCGGTGGCCAGTGCATCCCGGAAATTCTGAAGGGTCACATGGGTTGGCCACGGGGTGGTATCGAAGGTGTGGCGGGAATCGCGCAGTGCCGTCACCACCATCCAGTAGAAGGGGGCCAGGCCCCAGAAGAGGATGAACACCACACCTGCGTAATTGAGGATCAGAGCCCTGGTTTTCTTCTTCATGATGATGCCACCTCATTTGCTACAGCGGCACCGGTGATGCCGACTCCTGCTGTTGCGACCTCTGGCTGCTTGGATCCGGTCTTTCTTCGGCGGGATTTCCTGCCCCCGCCCCGACCGGAGACATCCGCCCCGAGGAAACGGATCATCATGAAGGCCACGAAGAAGATGAGCAGGAAGATCAGCGTGGACAGGGCCGACGCGGAGTTGAAGTTGTTCTGGCGCATGTCCTCCACCACCAGTTGGGAGATCACAGCGGTTGGGGAGTTGGATGACGCGGAGATCATGATCACGGGCAGGTCATACATGCGCAGCGCGTCCAGGGTGCGGAACAACACCGCCACCATCAGTGCGGGCTTCACCAGTGGCAGTGTGATCTTGGTGAACTGCTGCCAGGGGGTGGCGCCGTCGACGCGCGCTGCCTCGTAGGTGTCCTTGGGGATCATCTGAAGCCCAGCCAGGATGAGGAGAGCCATGAACGGGGTGGTCTTCCAGACATCGGCCAGGATGACCGCAGCACGGGCTGCCCACGGGTCGGTGGTCCAGCTGATGCTCAATCCGAATAACTCATTGATGATTCCGCGGGGTGCGAAGAGGAATTGCCACAGCTTTGCGGTGACAGCGGTGGGGATTGCCCAGGGGATCAGGACCGCGGCGCGCACCAGGGCACGGCCACGGAATTCCTTGTTCATGATCAGTGCCATGCACATGCCCAGGATGGTTTCTAAGGTCACGGTGACCACGGTGAAAAAGAGGGTGATGCGCAGCGCCGGCCAGAAATCGGTGGCCAGGGTGCCGGGTGGGCAGGTGCCTACGGTGCCATCGGCGCCCATGCAGCGCTGGGTGAGCCAGTAGAGGTAATTCTCGAACCCGGCGAAACCACCGTCGGTGAACAACCCGGTGGCGGGGTCCAGGCCTTTGTCCGCCTGGAAGGACAACCAGATGGCGCGAACGATGGGATATCCGATCACCACCGCCAGAACAATCATGGCAGGCGCGATCAACCACATGGCTGATCGCGCCTGTTTCATCTTCGCCATGTTCCCAGCACTCCTTTATCGGGGACGGATGGACAGAGTAATTATCGTGTTATGTGGATCATAGAACCCCGGTGCTGGTGAGGGAACAGTCACCTGGCTATTTATAGAAATCCGCCCGCAGATTCACGCCGTGTTCCAGCCACACCTTGAGGGCAGCCAGCATGTCGGTCCATCCCGCGCAGTTGCCGAACGCATCCAGGGAGCCGTTCGGTGTGGGTCGCCAGCCCTGTCCGGTGATCGTGACCCGGGTCCGGGTGTAGTCATCAGCAGCCTCGAAAATGAAGGTGATGGTGGTGGTGCCACTGTCGGTCACCGTGTCGGTGCCTGCCCATTCCAGCACCAGGCGGCGGGAGGGGACAGCCTCCACAACGGACACCGGGAATGCTCCCGGGAAGTCAGCGAAATCCCACGTCAGGGTAGCGCCTGATTCCATGCGGCCCTGAGCACCGCCGGTGGTGAAATACCGGGAGAGTTGACGGGGATCCGCGATGGCCTCATAGACCTGTTCGGGGCAACGGGAGATGAAGCCATAGGTGCTGAATGAGAGTTCTTCAACGGTGCCGGAAGATTGCTGGTGTGACATGGTGACTCCTCTGTAGGGAAGGCGAGACAACTGAACTACAGCACAACAACAATCCTCCGGCCACCTGAGGTGACCGGAGGATTGTGAGGGGTGGAGAGAATCAGCCTGCTAGCTGGAGGCGTTCTCGATGGCTGCCTTCATGTCGGCGGTGGCCTGGTCAACATCGACATTGCCGTTGAGGGCTGCGTAGGCGTTGTCCTGGACGGCCTTGGAGATGGCGGTGTAGAACGGGGAGACCGGACGTGGTGCGGCGTTCTCCAGGGATTCCTTCAGTGCGGGCAGGTATGGGTACTGCTCGATCAGGTCCTCGTCATCGTAGATGGAGGCGAGTACCGGTGGGAAGGAATTGTCGGCGAACCAGGTCTGGTTCTCCTCGTTGATGATGAACTCGATGAAGTCACGGGCGGTGGCCTTGTTCTCGGAGTTCACGTTGATGCCGTTGTTGTAACCGCCGAGGGTGGATACACCCACGCCGTCCTTGCCCACGAGTGGCTGGACCTGGAAATTATCGGCAGTTGCTTCGGAATCCTCGGCGTTGGTGTACATGTAGGGCCAGTTGATGGCGTACGCGGTCTCGCCTTCGGTGAAGGCCAGGTTGGTCTCTTCCTCGGTGGCGGCGGTGGACGCGGAGGAGATGGTGCCGTCCTCGTAGGCGTCGACAAGCGCCTGCAGGCCTTCCTTGGCCTCATCGGAATCAACGACCACGTTGCCGTCATCGTCCAGGACGGAGCCGCCCCAGCCTTCCATGAAACCGACGGCGTTGACGGTCAGACCCTCGTACTGCTTGAGCTGGGTGGTCAGGCAGTCAACTTCAGCCTCTTCAGCCAGGGTGCAGGACTCGACCAGGTCGGCCCAGTTCTCTGGTGCCTCAGGAACGATATCGGTGTTGCGGAAGAGCAACTGGCCGTTCGTGTTCTGCGGGAGGGCGTAGAGCGTGCCCATGTAGGTTGCGGAGTCGACGGTGGACTCGAGCAGTCCGGAAGTGTCAACCTCGAGGTCATCCTCGAGAGGTGCCAGCCACTGGTTGGCAGCGAAGTCCGCGGTCCAGACCACGTCGAGTGCCATCACGTCATAGTCGGAGTTGCCCGCCTGAAGTGACTGGACCAGGGTTTCGCGCTGTGCGTCGGCTTCACCGGCGAGCTCATTGAGCGTCACCTGCTCATCCGGGTTCTCCTCATTCCACTTGTCGATCACCGGGATGATCTTGTCAGTGTCATTCTTACCCATGGCGAAGGTGATGGGGCCACGGCCCTCTTCACCCGAGGCTGCGGTGGTGGTGGTCTCGGCATCATCGGACTCGGAAGCACAACCGGCCAGGGCGATCGCTGCGATCAGGCTGGTTGCGGCCAGTGATACACCGGTCTTGCGGGAAAATGTGGACATTAAAGGTCACCTTTCTTAGCAACAGATGACTTAAATCTAATGACCTTGGCCACTATTTCGCACTGATTTGCCAGAAATTACCCCCGTTGCCGGGGGCGGTGCTTATCGACGCCACCCCCGCGCCACCCGTCACCCGATGCGATCCCCACTGGTTGGATCGAAGCGGTGTGCCACCGCAGGATCGAAGGCGAAGCTGATGGTGTCACCGGGTGCGGGGACCACAGTCTCCGCCCATCTTGCCACCAGGCGGTCCCCACCGATGGAGGCATAGACATAGGATTCCGATCCCAGCTCCTCAACGATGTCCACCACACCCTCCATCACGATGTATCCGGCGGGCACCTCACCTGTGACCACCACCATCGATTCGGGGCGGACCCCCAGGGTCACGCCGTCGTGGGGGAACAGATTCATCGACGGTGACCCGATGAAGCCAGCGACAAAGGCGTTGACCGGGGCGTCGTAAAGCTCTCTGGGTGGTGCCACCTGCTGCAGCAACCCGTCTTTGAGAACCGCAACCCGATCACCCATCGTCATGGCCTCCACCTGATCATGGGTGACATAGACCGTGGTTGTGCCCAACCGGCGCTGCAGTGCAGCGACCTCCGCGCGGGTCTGCACCCGCAGCTTGGCATCCAGGTTGGACAGCGGCTCATCCATGAGGAACACCTTGGGGTTGCGGACGAGTGCACGCCCCATGGCCACACGCTGACGCTGGCCACCCGAGAGGTCCTTTGGCTTGCGGTCGAGAAATTCAGTGAGACCGAGAATATCCGCTGCTTCATTGACTTTGGCATCAATCTCAGCCTGAGGCAGCTTGGCCAGTTTCAGGGCGAAACCCATGTTCTTGGCCACCGACATGTGCGGATACAACGCATAATTCTGGAACACCATGGCGATGTCGCGGTCAGCTGGTTCCTGATCCGTCACATCCTGGCCATCGATCCGGATCACGCCGGACTCAACCTCCTCCAACCCTGCGAGAGCACGCAGGGTGGTCGATTTACCACACCCTGACGGGCCCACGAGAACCAGGAATTCACCATCGGCGATCTCAAGATCCAACTCGTGGACGGTGGGGCGCTCCGCGCCGGGGTAGCGGATGGAGACGTTGTCAAAGGAAACGGTGGCCATAACTAAAGAAGTTAGCAGTGCCACACCATCTTTGGCATCACTGGTCAGATGCGTGCGGTGACCTTTTCAGATTGCGCGATCTGGTCCAGGCGCTCCGTGTCAGCCAGACCGGACACCACCACCACAGAACCCCCCACCGCCAGTGGCATCAGAACAGTCCGCATGAAACTGTCCTTGTCCGACCAACCCGTGCTGAGCACCCTGGCCCCCGGGGTGGCATCCGTGGCGCCGACAATCTCAGACAGCGTGCGGGTGGGATTGAAAAACTGATCGCCGTAGAAACGGACCGTCGGGCCGAAATCAATGGCACCACGGGGTAGTTCGCCGCCGCTTTCCACCACACCCCGCCCGAAGGGATCATCGCTGACCAGAACCACATCACCGTTGTCCCGGCTGGTGCTGAAACGATCCGGGGAAGTGAAGACGGCATCCGCCCCGTGAGCCCCGAAGACCACGTTCACGTCAGCTGCCAGTGCGCCCAGCACGATCACTGCGGCCTGCCAACTGATGGGCAGGTCAATGGCGATCGTGGAATCCTCATCCAGGTCAAGTTCCTCCAACAGCATATTTCCCACCTTGGAGGCCCAGTTATCCAGGGTGATGGCGGAAAAATCGAGGCGCGCACCGGTGTTCTCGTTATAAACGGTGAGACGCGGCGCGGCGGGGTCTGATTTAAGAAGGTGGGAGAGCAGTTCCATATGACCCAGGGTAGGGAAAATGCACCACCAGTGTGGCGTGGGGGCTACCCTGTGTCCTCATGGATCTGGGTTTGGTTTTCGCCTTCTGGGGAGTGTCAGCGGCTCTGGCCTGCACACCCGGGGCCGATTGGGCGTATACGATTGCCGCGGCTCTGAAGAACAGGTCACCCATCCCGGCCATCCTGGGGATGCTGGGTGGCCACCTCCTGGTGATTCTGGTGGTTGCCGCGGGCGTCGGGATCGTGATCACCGGTCTGCCCTGGTTGCTGACCCTCATGACGGTACTGGGCTCCCTCTACCTGATGTGGCTGGGATTCGGCATGATCCGTAGGCCACCGGAGATCCGCCGGGGCGAGGCAGCCATGGGGGATTCCGTGACTGGGCAGGTGGCCAAGGGGTTTGCGATCAGCGGACTCAACCCCAAGGTGTTTCTTCTCATCCTGGTGATCCTGCCGCAGTTCACCAACGCCACCATGCCGGTACCCGTGGGTGTGCAGATGCTGGTGATCGGCGTTGTACATCTCATCAACACAGTGATCGTGTACTCCGCGGTGGGTTATTTCGCACGTGCCTTGTTACGTACACGGCCGGGGGCCGCCCGCATCGTCT is a window from the Corynebacterium faecale genome containing:
- a CDS encoding GmrSD restriction endonuclease domain-containing protein, with product MGFQTPMYSLQTYLSETLAGKIQLPDFQRGYKWDDERIRQLLITVLRGHPLGVVMLLETGNSQVRFKPRSIMGVTLEKGTEPEKLLLDGQQRLTSLTQALTGDGVVHTKNTSGKLLERRYFLNIETAVTDPSRMDEAVISIPADGVIRENFGRDIVLDLSTIEKQCAAGYFPLNLLVDPNNVDWILEYGNSEFRKLLNKEIIQPALNYKIPAIELDRHTDKAAVATVFEKVNIGGLPLNVFELLTALYAGDASYYAQSGEDFRLNDDWRETQHLFAEEPVLNKVESTDFLQAATMLVTRKKNLSSTAARRPQISAKREDVLDLELNDYLEFRDALREAFLWSAKFLADLHIFNANDIPYPKQLVPLAAIRVVMGKSAENQGPTQRLVRWFWSGVIGELYGGASETRFVRDLETVPAWALDETQALPRTVLDANFVESRLHSMRTRNSAAYKGVYALIMGQGARDWMEAKQLGASQYSNLAIDIHHIFPKKWCYENGIDDEHRESIVNKTAISARTNRIIGGVAPSLYLGKIQRDAGIQAETLNENLASHLVDPMALQHDDFEGFFATRRENLCQLIETAIGKTVQRDLSLGHAQEDSSKFDLEDLTEDEQDA
- a CDS encoding carbohydrate ABC transporter permease; amino-acid sequence: MKKKTRALILNYAGVVFILFWGLAPFYWMVVTALRDSRHTFDTTPWPTHVTLQNFRDALATDKGNNFLAAIGNSLIVSLTTTILAVVVGVFTAYALARLDFPGKGIVTGIILAASMFPGIALVTPLFQLFGDIGWIGTYQALIIPNISFALPLTIYTLVSFFRQLPWELEEAARVDGASRGQAFRKILLPLAAPALFTTAILAFIASWNEFMLARQLSTTATEPVTVAIARFSGPSSFEYPYASVMAAGALVTVPLIIMVLIFQRRIVSGLTAGGVKA
- a CDS encoding carbohydrate ABC transporter permease → MAKMKQARSAMWLIAPAMIVLAVVIGYPIVRAIWLSFQADKGLDPATGLFTDGGFAGFENYLYWLTQRCMGADGTVGTCPPGTLATDFWPALRITLFFTVVTVTLETILGMCMALIMNKEFRGRALVRAAVLIPWAIPTAVTAKLWQFLFAPRGIINELFGLSISWTTDPWAARAAVILADVWKTTPFMALLILAGLQMIPKDTYEAARVDGATPWQQFTKITLPLVKPALMVAVLFRTLDALRMYDLPVIMISASSNSPTAVISQLVVEDMRQNNFNSASALSTLIFLLIFFVAFMMIRFLGADVSGRGGGRKSRRRKTGSKQPEVATAGVGITGAAVANEVASS
- a CDS encoding SRPBCC domain-containing protein, translating into MSHQQSSGTVEELSFSTYGFISRCPEQVYEAIADPRQLSRYFTTGGAQGRMESGATLTWDFADFPGAFPVSVVEAVPSRRLVLEWAGTDTVTDSGTTTITFIFEAADDYTRTRVTITGQGWRPTPNGSLDAFGNCAGWTDMLAALKVWLEHGVNLRADFYK
- a CDS encoding ABC transporter substrate-binding protein, translating into MSTFSRKTGVSLAATSLIAAIALAGCASESDDAETTTTAASGEEGRGPITFAMGKNDTDKIIPVIDKWNEENPDEQVTLNELAGEADAQRETLVQSLQAGNSDYDVMALDVVWTADFAANQWLAPLEDDLEVDTSGLLESTVDSATYMGTLYALPQNTNGQLLFRNTDIVPEAPENWADLVESCTLAEEAEVDCLTTQLKQYEGLTVNAVGFMEGWGGSVLDDDGNVVVDSDEAKEGLQALVDAYEDGTISSASTAATEEETNLAFTEGETAYAINWPYMYTNAEDSEATADNFQVQPLVGKDGVGVSTLGGYNNGINVNSENKATARDFIEFIINEENQTWFADNSFPPVLASIYDDEDLIEQYPYLPALKESLENAAPRPVSPFYTAISKAVQDNAYAALNGNVDVDQATADMKAAIENASS
- a CDS encoding ABC transporter ATP-binding protein; the protein is MATVSFDNVSIRYPGAERPTVHELDLEIADGEFLVLVGPSGCGKSTTLRALAGLEEVESGVIRIDGQDVTDQEPADRDIAMVFQNYALYPHMSVAKNMGFALKLAKLPQAEIDAKVNEAADILGLTEFLDRKPKDLSGGQRQRVAMGRALVRNPKVFLMDEPLSNLDAKLRVQTRAEVAALQRRLGTTTVYVTHDQVEAMTMGDRVAVLKDGLLQQVAPPRELYDAPVNAFVAGFIGSPSMNLFPHDGVTLGVRPESMVVVTGEVPAGYIVMEGVVDIVEELGSESYVYASIGGDRLVARWAETVVPAPGDTISFAFDPAVAHRFDPTSGDRIG
- a CDS encoding TIGR03089 family protein codes for the protein MELLSHLLKSDPAAPRLTVYNENTGARLDFSAITLDNWASKVGNMLLEELDLDEDSTIAIDLPISWQAAVIVLGALAADVNVVFGAHGADAVFTSPDRFSTSRDNGDVVLVSDDPFGRGVVESGGELPRGAIDFGPTVRFYGDQFFNPTRTLSEIVGATDATPGARVLSTGWSDKDSFMRTVLMPLAVGGSVVVVSGLADTERLDQIAQSEKVTARI
- a CDS encoding LysE family translocator, encoding MDLGLVFAFWGVSAALACTPGADWAYTIAAALKNRSPIPAILGMLGGHLLVILVVAAGVGIVITGLPWLLTLMTVLGSLYLMWLGFGMIRRPPEIRRGEAAMGDSVTGQVAKGFAISGLNPKVFLLILVILPQFTNATMPVPVGVQMLVIGVVHLINTVIVYSAVGYFARALLRTRPGAARIVSYLSGGLMILIGGFMLVERLF